Genomic DNA from Buteo buteo chromosome 21, bButBut1.hap1.1, whole genome shotgun sequence:
GGGAGGATGGGGTTTGTTTCGTCTTGCAGGCAGAAAACTGGGATTCCGACGCACCAGAGTCGCTGGCTGGAAGTCGGTCACCAGGCATGTTCTTGGTGGCGTGCAAGGGGAGGATGAGACGAGGACTGACAGCTTAATTTGCTCCAGAGATGATTTATCTTAACTCTTCGGTGACACCCTGACTGACCTGTAGTCTGGCCCAGCGGTTGTCTCCCTAAGGGGGCCGGACCCACAGGGCCAGGGTCTGTCAGCAAGAATTTGTCCCCAGAGCCAGGGAGCCCTCCGCCCATGCCCCAGCCGCCCTGCGGGGACCCCCGgccgccacctcctcctcctcctctccctcggGAAACTCCTCGTTTCCCACACGCAGGGCTCGCTCCTGGCCCCGCATCCTCACTGAGCCCAGCATACGCAGCAGTTTGTTTGATCAATTACTTTGATAAAGCTGTAAAACGGCCCCATTACTGAGAAAGTGAAGAAATGGGTGTGGAACGGGGCTGAAGAGAGCGGGGGTATTTATGCTTGGTTCACAGGAGGGCAGGGCGCGCTGGGAGGAAGCTGCAGCAGCCCACGAGCGGGCAGGAAGGTTTAAGGACCAGTTAACCACTTACTTAAGAGTTCCCTGGTGTCCCACCACGGCAGAAGACACCAGCAGTGGCAGAAGCCACTGCTGGGTTTGCGGTGTTCAGAGGCCCTCAAAACATCTCTTATCTTTACCTGCGGTGACACGGTCCAGCAATTACGAATTGGACCACAGAATAAAATACACAGGGAAAAGCCCAGTCCTGAGTAGTTTCTGTCACCGCTTACTCGTGGTAAGAATTTCCAAAGGCCAGAAGTAGTTCAAGAACTTTGTCTGTAGTTTATTGCAATAAACACAGatggagaaaagcagctttccccAGTGAAGGTGAGGACAGAGGATCGACTTACAAATGAAATAATGCCAACAGTTTACAGTGAACCTTGCAGATGAGTTGGTAAATAATAGTCCAAAACCTGGGGGATGACTTCAGGTGCCTTGTTCACATGCATTAAAAGattattcaaaaccaaaacataattGCCATTTCTAGCCATAGAAACCAGAACATCCTCTTTTAGCTAGAAAACACAGGAAGTTTTTAGGTTACGAAATACTAAGTCTGCAGCTCACTTGTTAGCATGAATACTTACTGACAGTCTGTAGGAATCTTGGAAATAAGGTGCCTTGTGTCCGAGAACCTGTTCACAAATACggaaatgaagacaaaatatgCCAGAAACTTGTTATAACTACCCGCCTGTGGGAGAGGCCCAGCAGCCGAATGATTCACTGTACAGAAGAGCACAAAATGCATAGGTACACGATATAGCCTATATATGCAAATCTCAGAGCTAACCCCTTTCATTTAAACCATGCAGACACTAAAAGAACATTATATCCATAACAACTTCACTGGCATGAACATCCTTGTGGCATATGAGGATGAAAAGCTCTGATGAGCAACAGTTTACTAGTTGGGTGACAAAGCATGGGTCTCTCATTGGTAATGGCAGGGATGTAGCTAGGATGCCTTCAGTAATCCGTACCTGTGCCATACTTGTCTAACGGAAAAACATCGACCTCGGACACACTGAGATGCAAATAACCTTTAAACTCCTCCTAGAAATGCACTATATGAATAAAAAATGCCAGAGAATTGTAGAAGGGTGTTTTGTACAGTGGTAGTCAATAGAAGGCATTCATTCtaggggaaagaagaaaatctaatttttttttttttttttaattaatcactGGGTTGCCACTTACCTATTGCAACAGAAAACTCATATAACTAAGATTCTACCAGGCTTcagctggttttttcctcctcacatACAATTAACaaagcagctaaaaataaaagctcgATTCATTTGTACCGCACCCAGGACAATCTTGCTGGAGTCATGATGCAGCTTTTCAGTGAACTGCTCAagtaaaaaaccaacaacataCATACAAAATTTCTCACAGactgaagcagcagaagaaatatttttcagcccGTTTCCTGCATCCCCTAGGCTAGGCATAAACTGAAATGCAATTCCAATTTACTTTTCCAGCTAGGAGTATTTCCtgctgaaatgtttaaaaaaagtgatagaGACAAAGGTGCCTTTGCCCTGGAAACCCTCAGAACACaatttgtgtattaaaaaaataaaaaggtgcaTTTTGTTCAAGCCAGCAGTAGATCcaagaggatttaaaaaaggTATCCAAATTTGTCCTGGACCTGGTTAGCAAtacaaaaagcagtaataatCCTTGCCCCAAAGTTTTGTGCAGTCTCAGACAGTGGTAGGCAAGGACACAAACCCAGTGGTCATTGTAGAGAGatgtggcttttgtttttccaagctCCCAAGGATGCAAGGCTTTCCTACAGTAAACCCCCTGCGCTGGGGAGCCTGGCCAATGCTCCTCAGATTGTCACTGGAGAGTGATCAGTACATAAATTAACACCAAattccagcagcttctgctccGTTCACTGAATCAACTCAAGGACTTTTTTGAACATGTTAACTCCCATGTACTACTCTTTATAACCCCGAATACATGCTATATTAGAAAGCTATCTCTATTGCAAGCATTAAAGTAGTCCCTGAGGTTAAAAATCAAGGCTGACAGAGCATCTCCGATACTTTAAGGAAATCAACTTCTCTGagtagcaatttttttaaatatgaagagCGGAATTAAGGGCTGACCTTTACCTTGTATTCTGAAAAGTAAACTCcattacattttctatttatattctGGCCCCACAtaatagttttttttaataggaaatacACCCACAAACACTATATAATGCCTGTTGCCTGGTTTTCTGGGGTTTAACCACACACTTCCTTCATGAATGCAAGCAGAACAACCAATTCTGTCTCAATGGCTGTATACAGAAACATGCTCTGGGGTGTATGTAATTATGAAATTTAAAGCATCCagatttagaaaaatacaagCTATGAAAATAGATTCAGTGCTACACCTCCACGCGCACGGAAAAGCAACTGCCTGTGTATCTGGAGGTGTGTAATGCCTCTGACAAAATACAGCTGCTTAGAAGTGCAgtaggtttgttttgttttttttaaacccacatttaaaaagaaaggtggaATCTTCTCTGATTTAGTAAATGCAATCTTTAAATGTAGGCACATATTTAGTATTAAGATGCTTACTGTGATGTTAAAGCATGATTTCAATTTTTATTAggcattgcaaaaaaaaaaaaattgcagatatATAAATGGATCCATACCTCAAAAGCTCTTCTACAAGTCTTTGCAGTAGTGGCACTAGTGCTGCTAAAACAAACATATCAAAAGGTCACAGGTGCTTAAAGAACAAGTTTATTGACAATATCTTCACAAATAAACAGTctaaagaaatttcagaaatctCTAAacttagaaattttaaaattttgttctcattggcaaaatattaaaaaaaacaaaaacaaacaaagaagtGTTAAGATATCactatatttttaaactttcctaATTTCAACATTTTGGTTCAGTCCTTTAATTTTATAATACACATCCAACCCTTAAGCACAATGAAAATGAGTCAAAGTacaattttccttctgtaaggGGACCTCAATcaataaaattttttattttttttttggcaagcaTCTCCCTGAATCCTGTCTGCTTAGAACCTGATAGGTAACATCAGCAAGAAATAACTTCATAAATATTCCAACTGAGCCAAATTATTCTGGTATTAATCAAAACCTAGACTTCCCTAAAACAATACAAAGCATACCATGTAGTACAAGAAACTATTAGCATGCATTTTGGAGGTCATTTTTGTACTTCAGGTATGTGAACTTAAAACCGAAGAGGGACAATTCTGATAAAAATGTACTCAGATATTTCataacattaatatttattgctttaTATGAATACTGTATTGAAAGCCCAAGCATTCAGTTTACACACAGAAATTATACAATTATATACCGTTTCACAATGGCAGTGAGCACTCATTACAATCTACAAAAATCTActttacagaaatttaaaaattctaaatatCAAAAAGGTACAGTTGAAGAAACAGGTATAAATTTGGCAGCCAGTAATTGTGACTGGGAGGTTGCAGCTTGCATGTCTTTAAATATGGGAACTGGAAAATATCAAGAGTTTAAAGCAGTAGTTTGTGCTTTGAGctggtttgaaaaaaatgtaacactGGCTGTCAAAGTAGcatgttcaaaaatatttagttcACTTCCAAAATGTTATACAAATCATGGTGATTTCTATGCACCCCTAAAGCTTTTAGTCATTTAGCTCAGGTACATAACTATGGTCATATATTAATTCTTCCAATACAGTGGTGTGATCATACCAATGCCATCTGCATACCTTAGAATAATTTTGAGACTTCTCTACAATATTCACAATGCTCCAAGAAGCACTCGAAAAGGCAAGTACCTGTTCATTTCTTCCAAGATATTTTCTTATCGTATTGTCAAACATTTCTTCTACAAAAGTTTAAGCTAATGTTTTGATTACAACGTTCTCAACATAAAGCACATTTTctcataaataaatgaaatccTTTCACTCAGGCACCTCAGAAGTATACAAAAATGTTGTAATCTGAACAGTTCTCTTGGAATGTGTTTACTCTGGTGTTTTCAACAATGCTAGTATTTCCAGGGTTTCATATGGGCcagatttcatttgttttgttttccagaggcAAAACAAAGTGCCTTGAGAGGTGAACTCAGTCTTTTCCTATAGAAAAAGTATTTGCTGTATTTATCTtttatagaaacagaaaaatataccATTTCCCCCTTAGAACAGTGAGGGTACACATATGTGTGCATGCgtgcatatatgtgtgtgtgaaatgtaacacattttaaacacaCAACATAAGGTTTCATAGTGTGTAGTCAAATAAAAATCTGGAAACCAGCATGAAACCCCATATTTCACATGTCAAATGTTGAAACTGTAACCAAAATATGAAGTAACTGCTATAGCTGTcagaaaaagacaagacaaaaagcTTTCTTGCTTACGTACAACTAGGTGTGGTAATCTCCAAAAAAGTTGTCAAAATTATAATTACCTTCCAGTTTAAAAACttttattctaaataaaaaaaactatACACAAACCACTGATTTGACCAAACGAAAGTTCAGCGGTAAGCAGGACCTGAAGGAGCTGGTATTCACAGTTCTTATCATGTACAACTCTTTCAAGGTTCAATCCATGGAGAAGTTTATTTTACAACCTGCTTCTTTTTGTAAAACTAAAGGTCCACTTtattacataaaattatttatacagtGTAAAACCGGAGCCTTATGGAAAATACTGCATCTAAGTGTATTTAAATTAGTCTTGCTCCATAGGTTCATCTGCAACTTCTGTGGCTTCATCACTGTTTTCCATAGGGGTCTCTGATGAAATTTCTGGAGTTTCACTAGCATAGGACCCTAACTCTTCAGTTTCACTGCAGTCAGCTCCACTACTGGCAGATCCACTAATTTCACTGTCATCTGATTGTAAATCCTTCTCTGCTTGAGACTGATCAGACTCCTCCATTTGATTGCTCTCCTCAGAGGTCTCTTCATTCACAGTTGAGGATTCAGTGTCTTTTTCTTGATCTTTTCTGTCTGGACCAACATTTCTGGGAGACATGAAGGACTCTAGAAATGGTGAAAGTACAGTATTACTAAGGCATTTTTAAACATACCTTAATCCTGCTACTTTCCATTCCCAGCTACACTGAGCAATACTTCTACAACACAGCAAAGGACAGGAAAAACTGACAATCCCCAGTTTTATTAGAAGATGTAAAGTATTAGCCAGCTTCATCACGATAGCCAAACTATCCTAATATACCATAAAATaaagtccctttttttttttattaaacaggtGGCTTCACTTAATTAAGCTTCAgcagaagatagaaaaagatcAGTCTTTTAACTGCAGTTACCTTTTTTTAGTTAGGTACAGGGCCTGCCTTAGAGTGAGGTGATTTTCACTGTTCTAACAGGATCTGGAGAGACTGTTGCTCAGCCTCCTCAGTGAAAGAACATAACTTCatatctgtatttcagtaatttatttataataaagaCAGTCAGATATAGATATCACCTATCCCCCTTCTGGAGAAGGGATGAAAACATCTGATGATACCCTAAAGTAGGGATCCTCAAATTCTTGGTGCATCATTACCATCCTCATGTAATTTACTGCCTAAGAAGATTTCAAGTaccattttataaatttttaaatagagaTGTAGGACAAAGAAAGACGGAAATAACAGAATTGCTAAATTATGCAAAGTTGAAGTATGAACAAGCAGTTCATCTTTATGCACAACTGGAGACATTCAGCAATCCCAACAGCATTGGCCTCTAGCAAAGAAAATCCCAACTCCTTGGAAAATGCACAGAGCAAAGacaataaaatctgaaataccttcctcctcttcctctgtacAGTGCTGTCTGGCACAAGtagcatctttttctttatcCTGAGATGTAGAGGATGTTTCTGTCTCTTCCCCCACGCCTAAAGAAACTTCACTGGAGGCAGTTTGGTTAGGTGCATCTCTGGCTTCCCCTTCCTTGTCAAATTTAAGTCTTTTTACCTCATgtccttctgcttctgcaggaTCATCTTCAGAGTGCTTATTTTTTACCGGGCTGCTCTGAGCACCTTCTGATTCAGATGCTGGTGATTCACTGTaaacaacaaaagcagctgtagtttttactgaagaaaaacattctgtatCTTgtcacactttaaaaaaaaaaaaaaaaagtagcagctACTTCGAGTTAAACACCTCAAGAGGTAACAGTAGAGCTCATTTCACTTATTACATAACAAAACCTCAAAGCCATCACTCCTCCTTCACCAGATTGTCGAAGAAAATGCAGAGTGGTCACAATAGTCCGGTGGGTCCAAACTACAGATGGCTCCCTACTGCTAGAATCAGTGGCAAATGTTTACAAAACATCGTATCTGGTTATAGTTTAACATCCTGACACAAATACGGTAACTGTGGATTTCTGAACTCCGTTATTCACTCTTCATTTTTACTATACGTCCCATAAACTTACGAGATGTGTTACTACAACTGCAGAAACTTGAGCTAACAGTTATCTAGACAGCCCAAACAGTAGTAAGTACACATCAAATCCTGCTGCAAATATTCGTATGTTAAGACTTAATTATGCAAACCTTAGATGgcattctcttttaaaatattttaaatatctaagTGGGAAAAAATCTGAGAATAATAAAAACTCAAAATACATTACTCCTCACAAACCTGtgttttttatcttctgtttgcTGCAAGCTTGATTCTTTATGTTCCGTGCTGTCTGGCAAACCGTTTGTTGTCATAGGAGTTGACAAAGAAACCTTCGGTCGATTTACTGGTCTGGGAGTTCCAGGACCATTTACATtagatctttaaaaataataataaaaaaattaa
This window encodes:
- the PPP4R2 gene encoding serine/threonine-protein phosphatase 4 regulatory subunit 2 isoform X1, with amino-acid sequence MDVERLQEALKDFEKRGKKEVCPILDQFLCHVAKTGETMVQWSQFKGYFIFKLEKVMDDFRTSAPEPRGPPNPNVEYIPFEEMKERILKIVTGFNGIPFTIQRLCELLTDPRRNYTGTDKFLRGVEKNVMVVSCVYPSSEKNNSNSLNRMNGVMFPGNSPGYSDRSNVNGPGTPRPVNRPKVSLSTPMTTNGLPDSTEHKESSLQQTEDKKHSESPASESEGAQSSPVKNKHSEDDPAEAEGHEVKRLKFDKEGEARDAPNQTASSEVSLGVGEETETSSTSQDKEKDATCARQHCTEEEEEESFMSPRNVGPDRKDQEKDTESSTVNEETSEESNQMEESDQSQAEKDLQSDDSEISGSASSGADCSETEELGSYASETPEISSETPMENSDEATEVADEPMEQD
- the PPP4R2 gene encoding serine/threonine-protein phosphatase 4 regulatory subunit 2 isoform X2, giving the protein MDDFRTSAPEPRGPPNPNVEYIPFEEMKERILKIVTGFNGIPFTIQRLCELLTDPRRNYTGTDKFLRGVEKNVMVVSCVYPSSEKNNSNSLNRMNGVMFPGNSPGYSDRSNVNGPGTPRPVNRPKVSLSTPMTTNGLPDSTEHKESSLQQTEDKKHSESPASESEGAQSSPVKNKHSEDDPAEAEGHEVKRLKFDKEGEARDAPNQTASSEVSLGVGEETETSSTSQDKEKDATCARQHCTEEEEEESFMSPRNVGPDRKDQEKDTESSTVNEETSEESNQMEESDQSQAEKDLQSDDSEISGSASSGADCSETEELGSYASETPEISSETPMENSDEATEVADEPMEQD